One window of Daphnia carinata strain CSIRO-1 chromosome 7, CSIRO_AGI_Dcar_HiC_V3, whole genome shotgun sequence genomic DNA carries:
- the LOC130695399 gene encoding ATP synthase subunit s, mitochondrial-like: MVNLLALRNLRQIQSTRTFWGWLNMITNKVDDSRIKDVGPDRAAAEWLLRCGAGVRWKDKEAILTDYNSLPPGGYRSLYIEEIDASGSCIMSVGFPHFRGLKHLKKLILHKCNYLDNEALPMLAAVKDSLEELQLSSCGDIDDSGVKSLSCLTNLGHLLLYDLPEVRNKEGCVQFLHSALPCCDIEFPYASASETKKD, translated from the exons ATGGTGAATCTCCTAGCTCTGAGAAATCTGAGACAAATCCAATCCACACGAACTTTTTGGGGTTGGCTTAACATGATCACCAACAA GGTGGATGATTCAAGAATCAAAGATGTTGGACCAGATAGGGCAGCTGCAGAATGGTTGCTCCGATGTGGGGCAGGTGTAAGATGGAAGGACAAAGAAGCAATCCTCACAGATTATAATAGTCTGCCTCCAGGAGGTTACAGAAGTCTTTACATAGAAGAAATTGATGCCAGTGGATCATGCATCATGTCAGTTGGATTCCCTCACTTTA GAGGACTTAAACACCTCAAGAAGCTAATCCTCCATAAATGCAACTATTTGGACAATGAGGCTCTTCCTATGCTTGCTGCAGTGAAAGATTCATTAGAAGAGCTCCAGCTTAGCAGCTGTGGTGATATTGATGATTCAGGAGTTAAATCCTTGTCGTGCCTCACGAACTTAGGGCACCTGCTTCTTTATGATTTGCCTGAAGTTCGTAACAAAGAAGGTTGCGTGCAATTCTTGCATTCGGCTCTTCCTTGTTGTGATATCGAATTCCCTTATGCCAGCGCtagtgaaacgaaaaaagattgA
- the LOC130695395 gene encoding splicing factor U2AF 35 kDa subunit-like isoform X1 codes for MAEYLASIFGTEKDKVNCSFYFKIGACRHGDRCSRIHNKPTFSQTICLQNFYVNPQNATKTADGTAVPGIITMSDEEAQEHFDNFFEDVFAECEDKYGEIEEMNVCDNLGDHLVGNVYIKFRREEDAEKAVNDLNNRWFAGRPVYAELSPVTDFREACCRQYELGMKHKMEALEGARGGPRGRPRVPFSSADQSECTRSGFCNFMHLKPISRELRRELYGRKRKGRSSSRDRGGSGGPRSSRPDRRRSRSRERVDRRDRSGRY; via the exons ATGGCTGAGTACTTGGCGTCAATCTTCGGAACAGAAAAAGACAA GGTCAATTGTTCTTTCTACTTCAAAATTGGAGCTTGCCGGCATGGAGACCGATGCTCCCGAATTCACAACAAACCTACCTTCAGTCAG acgATCTGTCTTCAAAATTTCTATGTAAATCCACAAAATGCCACCAAAACGGCAGATGGAACAGCAG TTCCTGGGATTATTACCATGAGTGATGAAGAAGCACAAGAACATTTTGATAACTTCTTTGAAGATGTTTTTGCAGAATGTGAAGACAAG TATGGGGAAATTGAAGAAATGAATGTTTGTGATAATCTTGGAGATCACCTTGTTGGTAATGTTTACATCAAG TTTCGCAGAGAGGAAGATGCTGAAAAAGCTGTTAATGATTTGAACAACAGATGGTTTGCTGGGCGGCCTGTCTATGCAGAATTAAGCCCTGTTACAGATTTCCGCGAAGCTTGCTGTCGTCAATACGAACTTGG AATGAAGCACAAGATGGAAGCTCTTGAAGGTGCTCGGGGCGGGCCGAGGGGACGACCCCGTGTGCCATTCAGCAGTGCTGATCAAAG TGAATGTACCCGAAGTGGATTTTGCAACTTCATGCATCTGAAACCAATTTCTCGCGAGCTGAGACGGGAACTCTATGGCCGCAAACGTAAAGGAAGGAG ttCTAGCCGCGACAGAGGGGGCTCCGGTGGTCCTCGATCTTCGCGACCTGATCGTCGGCGTTCACGTTCCCGTGAACGCGTCGACCGTCGAGATCGCTCGGGACGTTATTGA
- the LOC130695376 gene encoding uncharacterized protein LOC130695376: protein MPPKYSTIGSSRFSGTMLDVVPKKRSSEKKELPKGSPAMQDTSLHNPTPAMLAILARMRSKEENTAAAVPSKRKEARFDSRSSSPKTKSAKSAACGDQFPFPSYTPRNLNLYVTIDCTPEEERRGKKISGSGGSQASSILRSPRTQVNRKKHQESVILDDGTASSVNSRTAGESSTPVAPDNNKRRVVFTKLPNDSPAKQDTSLHNPTLAMLAILARMRSKEETAAATVSSKRKQARLDSRSCNPIDLDSSSILTPAMEEIIRLREVRKSMKHSGHFFTPICSPMTESANSATSGGHFPFPSSTPRNLDLYMTLDCTPEEEPRRKKSMGSGGGQASSTRRSPRTQVNRNKHQESVILDDTTASSVDSSTAGESSTSVTPDNNKRRVVFTSHGLLSKVTATQRTSEPIERTTVATQATSGVLKLPTLHRYALRSAQSPLSTPGGLHPPSQVIERSPDTFRDGRPRFMEYFSSTSSH from the exons ATGCCACCAAAATACAGTACGATAGGTTCCAGCCGTTTCAGCGGTACTATGTTAGATGTTGTTCCTAAAAAGAGATCatctgaaaagaaagagctcCCCAAAGGTTCACCTGCCATGCAAGACACATCACTTCATAATCCTACGCCAGCAATGCTTGCCATTCTGGCCAGGATGCGTAGCAAGGAGGAGAATACAGCAGCAGCCGTCCCatcgaaaaggaaagaagcCAG gtttGACAGTCGCTCGAGTAGTCCAAAGACGAAATCTGCCAAGAGTGCTGCATGTGGTGATCAATTTCCATTTCCGTCCTATACGCCACGAAATTTGAATTTGTACGTAACCATTGATTGCACTCCGGAAGAGGAACGTCGAGGGAAAAAGATCAGTGGAAGTGGAGGCAGTCAAGCTTCCAGTATTCTAAGGTCTCCTCGTACTCAGGTCAATAGGAAAAAACATCAAGAATCGGTGATCTTGGACGACGGGACGGCGTCGTCAGTGAATTCCAGGACTGCCGGTGAATCGTCAACCCCCGTCGCGCCAGATAACAACAAACGACGCGTTGTTTTTACGA AGCTCCCCAACGATTCACCTGCCAAGCAAGACACATCACTTCATAATCCTACGCTAGCAATGCTTGCCATTCTGGCCAGGATGCGTAGCAAGGAGGAAACTGCAGCAGCGACCGTCTCCTCGAAAAGGAAACAAGCCAG GTTGGACAGTCGCTCCTGTAACCCCATCGATCTCGATTCCAGTTCGATTCTAACACCTGCGATGGAAGAAATCATTCGCCTAAGGGAAGTACGTAAAAGTATGAAACACAGTGGCCATTTTTTCACGCCAATTTGCAGCCCAATGACGGAATCTGCCAACAGTGCAACATCTGGTGgtcattttccatttccatcCTCTACGCCACGAAATTTGGATTTATACATGACCCTTGATTGCACTCCGGAAGAGGAACCTCGAAGGAAAAAGAGCATGGGAAGTGGAGGCGGTCAAGCTTCCAGTACTAGAAGGTCTCCGCGTACTCAGGTCAATAGGAACAAACATCAGGAATCGGTGATCTTGGACGACACGACGGCGTCATCTGTGGATTCCAGCACTGCCGGTGAATCGTCAACCTCCGTCACGCCAGATAACAACAAACGACGCGTTGTTTTTACGA GTCACGGCCTCTTGTCAAAAGTCACGGCTACTCAAC GTACTTCTGAACCGATCGAAAGGACCACTGTTGCTACACAAGCGACCTCAGGTGTTTTGAAACTTCCGACTCTTCATCGTTACGCCCTTAGATCGGCTCAATCGCCTCTTAGTACTCCAGGGGGCCTCCACCCTCCTTCGCAAGTGATCGAGCGTAGTCCTGATACGTTCCGTGACGGTAGGCCTAGATTTATGGAATATTTTTCATCAACCTCTTCACATTAG
- the LOC130695357 gene encoding telomere-associated protein RIF1-like, with the protein MAVVKSPTKVAMASLMKSVSDLKNEKNPKSHLTIYETLTQLGAKSSFLKDETCNDILHSVAIPVTLQDISTGNDNLVLAALGFLGGLLQVVKLPLEKQALVIEVLTKKLCKVSEKNLSRKLMWSLANLQFDVQLQESHLKKMLQAACLFLEDNPPVTSLSTVCESLNALRNIGLRNEGFFSRNLTTVLSAALPWLFNEADRIRELSLACLEPFTASIAKRKLLDSSFQTLLRNKYYGVLSQLVSGESADSLKIWSFLIQAFGTQLHDSVTLLNELLKIEESALKCKNPVYRQCALEHWKYIIDCFALNPAVLNNSKRIKLVLVPLKSTDTRTVDFSITKIELWWHLLNRLGPDATLRFQEVTLPLLHFCFGVQDGKQTTKGTAFVFTNILPLATTVLAGILSLETEFKSPAIGNVELLRSYPFLNSEDFCANVESFSQWVLLTLNLKPKTDNTAGVYGKAIKSIIERCSSTDQREQLKVFILSLVETITSKPVLMEVVFDVITAAFSFSLLTELMTENMDVLLHWFVENEPLPAHPFVRFLTQFFEAGIIWNVAKFTSKIMNTLESLYRTPDEASKSASTELWILFARALISKSHVIDLHNANVKSLLLPLTWPRIHSNECLFHPWSTLLSTWAKQDSSIVEKVLYPRGANEVDAVEPCTHIVLSALRSELPLYFKEISSWIQSWAESWLKLANVEENRQKCLNLLGNFLSMFVDELKVEKELDLFMGAVKSCFPVNTLSKEVTEILNGIFGPPSAAVKAPNVQKLRKHNNICKIFAPLIQRNLLTKNKQKSKPLDDFVVIQTPEKKKRVLTEHQKEVMRDKRRATCGVPAMYNDLSQSSQTTDSMDTQSVNDTPVPSVVSNVTIVREEDALLEPPVILQQAEVLNELPGNENPVVGPGNLDQPTSVNEFFKKDSKLRSKVSVTMCKLPSRRSLRRSLPASTVSSQSPSSTEECPEAFQRPGPASKKRGFKKNATFSKPEANRQQENSLESPVEESHNKENGSIDSEVMQISSFPSSSLGNVQTIESADDGAKLSHPVVSSVSDEPNDAKTSSVDTCSDEGTASEIEKPSHVECVAEEPKSVSDALVKDWIDSDESVVEDSTVSEKQKELPTEISLDCKEELKENFLAAAEVVVDQTSNVNKDGVEVCPTDSNELTSQSTGQLVEEVMVVDTMPCTRITEPLKTPIDVPVLENNNTEGLIGSAHPETLQQKLPLVPLKSLIKSFSLRTKKGTVPKSVGPSPTTGKRGAHILELSRKIHNEPPSKKSKKTDSPPKEIGDSPICNTSMGELVVTPEGSPARTAPWLPRTYSPYASPSTGILKKRAIVEDSEEVGEGSYSPASSACKARRVSFADPEVSHSVKISPIKKKLSRARTRRSLITTYDNSLISEEPSLKEEIESSVSIENASKCLEDAPANEVVSISNDSVPADTLRGSPTTDEPSPDSCSLANEQESSKLTIADRDATNEILEPQDIEVPEEIQETAIYPAATDCIDSLALIVDRVTSPTSKGPILTVLEKLGVRTIGDFCALSETDIKGLDFKLPQHETIKQFLESHFARKSIARTDSQISHEEEGVDIEAISPTDTGNVESEPVVNTDELVKSLEEQKVEESIKTPDSSPNGQIIDDSPEMLFSSHMNNNEKNSCALVNSETTEVSDEIISDLGESHSCSETPTLLNTSSVSPKTNPTADTIAISRSSVHEADDLLGLSANEIVNIIERHPLKDEILSLITRKYVSLSFTLNGKVFPISNNF; encoded by the exons ATGGCTGTGGTTAAATCTCCAACAAAGGTTGCAATGGCATCACTTATGAAAAGTGTTTCAGAtctgaaaaacgaaaagaaccCTAAATCCCATTTAACAATTTATGAAACACTGACACA GTTGGGAGCCAAGAGCTCCTTTCTTAAAGATGAAACATGCAATGATATCCTTCATTCTGTTGCCATACCTGTTACACTTCAGGATATCTCAACTGGAAATGATAACTTGGTGTTGGCTGCACTAGGTTTTTTGGGAGGTTTGCTGCAAGTAGTTAAATTGCCCTTGGAAAAGCAGGCATTAGTCATTGAAGTGCTAACGAAAAAACTTTGCAAAGTTTCTGAAAAAAACCTATCAAGAAAGTTAATGTGGAGCCTTGCCAACCTTCAATTTGATGTCCAGCTTCAAGAAtcccatttgaaaaaaatgcttcaGGCAGCTTGTTTATTTCTAGAAGACAATCCCCCTGTTACATCATTGAGCACAGTTTGTGAATCTTTAAATGCCCTACGAAACATAGGCTTGAGAAACGAAggatttttttcaagaaacttgACTACAGTGCTTTCGGCAGCCCTTCCATGGCTATTTAATGAAGCTGATCGTATTCGGGAACTTTCGCTTGCATGCCTTGAGCCATTCACAGCCAGcatagcaaaaagaaaacttcttGATTCGTCATTTCAAACCCTCCTAAGGAACAAGTATTATGGTGTTCTGTCGCAACTAGTCTCAGGCGAGTCTGCCGATAGCCTGAAAATCTGGAGTTTCCTCATACAAGCTTTTGGCACTCAGTTACACGATTCGGTTACATTACTGAATGAACTGcttaaaatagaagaaagtGCTTTGAAATGTAAAAACCCAGTATATCGACAGTGCGCACTGGAACATTGGAAGTATATAATCGATTGCTTCGCACTGAATCCCGCTGTCCTGAACAACTCCAAGAGAATAAAACTCGTTTTGGTGCCGTTAAAATCTACGGATACCCGCACTGTAGATTTCTCTATAACAAAAATAGAACTTTGGTGGCATTTGCTGAATAGACTGGGACCTGACGCTACTCTTCGCTTTCAAGAAGTGACATTGCCTCTTCTCCACTTCTGCTTTGGCGTTCAggatggaaaacaaacaactaaAGGAACGGCCTTCGTCTTTACTAACATTTTACCACTGGCAACTACCGTTTTAGCTGGAATTCTCTCACTTGAAACCGAATTCAAAAGTCCGGCAATTGGTAATGTGGAACTGCTCCGTTCATATCCTTTTCTCAATTCCGAAGATTTCTGCGCAAATGTCGAGAGTTTCAGTCAATGGGTGCTGCTTACATTAAACCTGAAACCAAAGACTGATAACACAGCCGGAGTTTACGGAAAAGCTATAAAAAGTATTATCGAACGGTGTAGCTCCACGGATCAAAGGGAACAATTGAAGGTGTTCATCTTGTCTCTTGTGGAAACAATCACCTCCAAACCAGTGTTAATGGAGGTGGTCTTCGACGTGATTACGGCCGCCTTCAGCTTTTCCCTTCTCACAGAACTTATGACGGAAAATATGGATGTTCTGTTACATTGGTTCGTTGAAAATGAGCCTCTTCCTGCGCACCCATTTGTTCGTTTTCTCACGCAGTTCTTCGAAGCTGGTATTATTTGGAACGTGGCGAAATTTACATCAAAAATCATGAATACTCTTGAAAGCTTATACCGTACACCAGATGAAGCTTCCAAATCAGCCTCAACAGAATTGTGGATACTGTTCGCTAGGGCTTTAATTTCCAAAAGCCATGTCATTGACTTGCATAATGCAAACGTAAAGTCTCTTTTACTTCCTCTTACGTGGCCCCGTATCCACTCGAATGAATGTCTTTTTCATCCTTGGTCTACACTGTTGTCTACATGGGCCAAACAAGATTCTTCTATCGTAGAAAAAGTGTTATATCCGCGAGGCGCAAATGAGGTTGACGCTGTAGAACCGTGTACTCACATTGTGCTATCGGCTCTTCGTTCAGAATTACCCTtgtattttaaagaaatctCTTCGTGGATCCAAAGCTGGGCAGAATCATGGCTAAAGCTTGCCAATGTCGAAGAG aatcgacaaaaatgtttgaatttgctCGGAAACTTTCTTTCTATGTTCGTGGACGAATTGAAAGTTGAAAAAGAACTTGATTTATTCATGGGAGCAGTAAAATCATGCTTTCCAGTAAACACCCTTTCCAAAGAAGTGACGGAAATTCTTAATGGAATATTTGGTCCTCCATCCGCTGCAGTAAAGGCCCCGAATGTTCAGAAATTGCGCAAACATAATAATATTTGTAAAATATTCGCGCCGTTGATTCAACGGAATCTACTGACGAAGAACAAGCAAAAATCTAAACCATTGGACGATTTTGTTGTCATTCAAACACCAGAAAAG AAAAAACGTGTGTTGACGGAGCACCAAAAAGAGGTGATGCGTGACAAGAGACGCGCAACTTGTGGCGTACCCGCCATGTATAATGATTTGTCTCAGAGTAGTCAAACTACCGATTCCATGGATACTCAATCTGTAAATGATACTCCAGTTCCATCTGTTGTTTCTAACGTGACAATAGTGAGAGAAGAAGATGCGTTACTTGAACCTCCAGTCATTTTACAACAAGCAGAAGTGTTGAATGAATTGCCCGGCAATGAAAACCCAGTTGTTG GTCCGGGAAATTTAGACCAACCAACTTCTGTCAATGAATTCTTTAAGAAAGATTCAAAATTGAGAAGCAAGGTCAGTGTCACTATGTGCAAGTTGCCATCCCGCCGATCACTTCGTCGATCCTTGCCTGCTTCAACTGTTTCGTCCCAATCTCCATCATCAACTGAAGA ATGTCCAGAAGCGTTTCAACGCCCTGGACCTGCGTCAAAAAAACGGGGTTTCAAGAAAAATGCCACTTTTAGTAAACCTGAAGCCAACCGTCAACAAGAAAATAGCTTGGAATCCCCTGTGGAAGAAAGtcacaataaagaaaatggttcGATTGATTCTGAAGTGATGCAAATTTCAAGTTTCCCGTCAAGCTCCTTAGGAAACGTCCAGACAATCGAATCTGCAGATGACGGGGCTAAACTTTCTCACCCTGTAGTGTCAAGCGTGTCTGATGAGCCGAATGATGCAAAAACTTCATCGGTTGATACCTGCTCCGATGAAGGCACAGCTTCCGAAATCGAAAAGCCCAGCCATGTTGAGTGTGTGGCAGAAGAACCCAAATCTGTTAGTGACGCTCTCGTAAAAGATTGGATCGACAGTGACGAAAGTGTGGTAGAGGATAGCACTGTGTccgagaaacaaaaagagctGCCAACTGAGATATCCCTTGATTGTAAGGaggaattgaaagaaaatttcttagCCGCTGCCGAAGTTGTGGTCGACCAGACCTCCAATGTGAACAAAGATGGTGTAGAAGTTTGTCCAACGGATTCCAACGAACTTACTTCGCAGAGTACTGGCCAGTTAGTTGAAGAAGTGATGGTCGTGGATACGATGCCTTGTACTCGTATAACTGAACCATT gaaaacACCGATCGATGTTCCTGTATTAGAAAATAATAACACTGAAGGTCTCATTGGTTCTGCGCATCCTGAAACCCTTCAGCAGAAATTACCTTTAGTTCCATTAAAGAGCTTGATAAAGTCGTTCAGTTTGCGAACGAAAAAGGGAACTGTTCCCAAGAGTGTCGGCCCGTCACCAACAACTGGAAAACGAGGTGCCCATATTCTGGAGCTCTCCCGCAAAATTCACAATGAACCTCCTAGCAAAAAGTCTAAGAAAACGGATTCTCCTCCGAAAGAAATAGGAGACTCACCAATTTGTAACACTTCAATGGGGGAACTTGTGGTAACTCCTGAAGGATCTCCTGCTCGAACTGCTCCATGGCTACCGCGCACGTACTCGCCCTACGCTAGTCCTAGCACGGGCATACTAAAAAAACGTGCCATAGTAGAAGATTCTGAAGAGGTAGGAGAAGGTTCATATTCACCCGCATCCAGCGCATGCAAAGCTCGTCGTGTTAGCTTTGCTGACCCGGAGGTGTCTCATAGCGTCAAAATAtcgccaataaaaaaaaaattatccaggGCTCGTACACGTCGATCACTGATAACAACCTATGATAATTCATTGATTAGCGAAGAACCCAGTTTAAAAGAGGAAATTGAGTCGTCAGTCTCCATCGAAAATGCTTCTAAATGTTTAGAA gatGCTCCAGCTAATGAAGTTGTTTCCATCAGCAATGATAGCGTTCCAGCTGATACCTTGCGCGGCTCGCCCACCACTGACGAACCCTCCCCGGATTCTTGTTCCCTAGCTAATGAACAAGAAAGCAGCAAATTGACAAT AGCCGACAGAGATGCTACCAACGAAATCCTTGAGCCACAGGATATCGAAGTTCCCGAAGAAATACAAGAAACAGCTATTTATCCAGCAGCTACCGATTGTATCGACTCGTTGGCGCTGATCGTCGATCGAGTGACGTCGCCGACATCGAAAGGCCCAATTTTGACTGTCCTGGAGAAACTTGGTGTTCGCACTATCGGAGACTTCTGTGCATTGTCTGAGACTGACATCAAAGGACTTGATTTTAAACTTCCTCAACACGAAACAATCAAACAGTTTCTGGAGAGCCATTTTGCACGAAAATCTATTGCAAGAACAGATTCTCAAATATCTCATGAAGAAGAAGGTGTCGACATTGAAGCTATTAGCCCAACAGATACCGGAAACGTGGAATCGGAACCAGTGGTTAACACAGATGAATTGGTCAAATCGCTTGAGGAGCAAAAAGTCGAGGAATCCATTAAGACACCGGATTCTTCTCCAAACGGTCAGATCATag ATGACAGTCCTGAAATGCTTTTCTCGAGCCACATGAACAACAATGAGAAAAACTCTTGCGCCCTAGTAAATTCTGAGACTACGGAAGTTAGTGATGAGATTATTAGCGATCTCGGGGAATCGCATTCGTGTAGCGAAACCCCAACTTTACTCAATACCAGTTCTGTTTCTCCGAAGACAAACCCGACCGCAGATACTATTGCAATCTCCCGAAGCAGTGTTCATGAGGCTGATG ATCTACTTGGTCTTTCTGCCAATGAAATAGTCAACATTATCGAGCGCCACCCCTTGAAGGACGAGATACTTTCGCTGATCACTAGGAAATATGTGTCATTATCTTTTACTCTAAACGGAAAG gtatTCCCCATATCGAATAATTTTTAA
- the LOC130695395 gene encoding splicing factor U2af 38 kDa subunit-like isoform X2 has product MAEYLASIFGTEKDKVNCSFYFKIGACRHGDRCSRIHNKPTFSQTICLQNFYVNPQNATKTADGTAVPGIITMSDEEAQEHFDNFFEDVFAECEDKYGEIEEMNVCDNLGDHLVGNVYIKFRREEDAEKAVNDLNNRWFAGRPVYAELSPVTDFREACCRQYELGECTRSGFCNFMHLKPISRELRRELYGRKRKGRSSSRDRGGSGGPRSSRPDRRRSRSRERVDRRDRSGRY; this is encoded by the exons ATGGCTGAGTACTTGGCGTCAATCTTCGGAACAGAAAAAGACAA GGTCAATTGTTCTTTCTACTTCAAAATTGGAGCTTGCCGGCATGGAGACCGATGCTCCCGAATTCACAACAAACCTACCTTCAGTCAG acgATCTGTCTTCAAAATTTCTATGTAAATCCACAAAATGCCACCAAAACGGCAGATGGAACAGCAG TTCCTGGGATTATTACCATGAGTGATGAAGAAGCACAAGAACATTTTGATAACTTCTTTGAAGATGTTTTTGCAGAATGTGAAGACAAG TATGGGGAAATTGAAGAAATGAATGTTTGTGATAATCTTGGAGATCACCTTGTTGGTAATGTTTACATCAAG TTTCGCAGAGAGGAAGATGCTGAAAAAGCTGTTAATGATTTGAACAACAGATGGTTTGCTGGGCGGCCTGTCTATGCAGAATTAAGCCCTGTTACAGATTTCCGCGAAGCTTGCTGTCGTCAATACGAACTTGG TGAATGTACCCGAAGTGGATTTTGCAACTTCATGCATCTGAAACCAATTTCTCGCGAGCTGAGACGGGAACTCTATGGCCGCAAACGTAAAGGAAGGAG ttCTAGCCGCGACAGAGGGGGCTCCGGTGGTCCTCGATCTTCGCGACCTGATCGTCGGCGTTCACGTTCCCGTGAACGCGTCGACCGTCGAGATCGCTCGGGACGTTATTGA